In Plasmodium falciparum 3D7 genome assembly, chromosome: 13, the following are encoded in one genomic region:
- a CDS encoding U2 small nuclear ribonucleoprotein A', putative → MRITIDMINEAEQSRNPVLENTISLRGNKISVIENLSITKDYFECIDLSDNEIIKLNNIPYLKKLKTLILCNNKIARIDADIFDNLPNLNSLVLTNNKLEKLSDLKSLFKAKNLIRLSLLENSVCKLEHYREYLIYNIPSLRYLDFEKIKTKDRELANSTMENFNENDDENEESS, encoded by the exons atgaggATAACAATTGATATGATAAATGAAGCAGAACAATCAAGAAATCCAGTTCTTGAAAATACAATATCTTTAAGAG gTAATAAAATTAGTGTTATTGAAAACTTAAGTATAACAAAAGATTATTTTGAATGTATAGACTTAAGTGATAATGAAATAatcaaattaaataatattccatatttaaaaaaattaaaaacattaatattatgcAACAATAAAATAGCCAGAATTGATGCGGACATATTCGACAATTTACCAAATTTAAATTCATTAGTTCTTACCAATAATAAg ctAGAAAAATTAAGTGATCTTAAATCACTTTTTAAAGCCAAGAATTTAATAAGGTTGAGCCTATTGGAAAATTCAGTGTgcaa GTTAGAACATTATAgagaatatttaatatataatatacccTCATTAAGATATTTAGATTTTGAAAAGATAAAAACAAAGGATAGAGAATTAGCAAATTCTACAATGGAAAAttttaatgaaaatgatgatg aGAATGAAGAATCCAGTTAA